Within the Miscanthus floridulus cultivar M001 chromosome 2, ASM1932011v1, whole genome shotgun sequence genome, the region TCCGTGGCCATGGCAGCGACAGCGATGCACAATGCGATTTTACCTTGGCTCGGATGGTGGCACTGGTGGGTTGGGAAGGTGGAGCGGCTCACGACGGAGCTGTGGGCGAGGTGGATTGGGTGGTGCTACTACTTGGGCAGCGAGCGAGCGCGGCGGCGGTGCAGTGGTGACGATGGTGGCGCGGCTCGGCTCTGGCGGGGGCAAGAGCGAGAGAGGTAGGGCGAGAGAGTGGGAATAGGAGAGAGTAGCAGTGTCGCCTCCCTCTTCTCCCTTAGTTGGCCAGATCGACTGGGCCGACACCGACGAGCGACCGCCACGTGGCACGAGCAGCCTAGCAGCGGTCAGCCACGATGTGCTCGGCCTGTCGATTCAAATCGGCCGTCAGGTCGACTGATAGTGCAACTTTGCACCACTATATCTCCTAATTCAATCCGAGTTAGCGAAAAGTCcattaatagaaattgtagagctatgtgagatctccaactttgctttagggagtaacatctaattcatcatggttttcaaaatgcaaagctccaaagtaggtcacattgaaactgaaatcaggtttagacttagaaaattttgagtctcaaaacaacattttgttgattcttgtgggccctatttgactACGTTAGGCATTGAATTAACTCataacccttaaataaagtttgtttcacataagataagctataacttttattaagggtgcactaccatgcaaaaactctaagctactgttcaactttggtcaaactagcatcatgaaaaataacattttgagtaaactaggacttagaagcaaaattggcccatatcatgaatacaaacattgttccatttgccatcctagatatgtctaaggtgtttttgtgatctcacaaccatctcttgcattggtcacacatgatcactagcatatgcatgtatataatcaacattacatgtgataatatgtaaagaataagatgaaatttcatatgctcatactcatgaatgcttggatgatgcttatgctcataaaATGGAAGTGCCAAATGCatacttaacactagggtgttacaccgtTGTAGTTAAAGTTGAAGACATAGTAGCCCTAGAAGACAGGTGAAGCCCCTACAACCCTACTCACTTCTAGAAGTAAAAGACTTTATTAAAGGGTACTGCTGGCGATATCCTTTATGAGCAGAGTTGTGGACCAGCACAACCACAGCGACAATGTACCACTGGAGCTCACTATGTTTCGTGTAGGCTAAAGTTTAGGCCTATTACATTAAATTTTTTATACGAATtaggaatattaaatatagactaattataaaactaatttttTTGTACGAATTAAGAGTATtaacatagactaattataaaactaattacacagatgaaggttaatttgtgagatgaatctattaagtctaatttgTCCATGATTTGAGAATATGGTATTACAGTAAATatttgctaatgatagattaattagacttaatagattcgccTCGTAAATTAACCTAGGGCTTCTAAAATAAGTTTTATGATTAACTCCAGTCTAATCCTTTTAGTTAGTCTTCGAACAGCTTGGAGAGATCTATTTGTCCTAAGTATCTAGGGTCATATAAGTCTCGACGAAAGAAACTCTCGACTACTGGTAGTTAGGGAGAGGTGGACGAAAAAAATGAATAGacgaaaaaatgaccaaaatttttatctctttattattaaatatagaaaacaaaaccaCCTTCAAAGCTACTTCTAATCGGAATAAGAATTAATAATTTTTAAACGATTATAGAAAATGGAGACAAGATAGTCTAGTTCATCACAAAAAAAACAACTTTTTTTGGACTTCCTATTTCAGGCGGTGGGCGGCTGCTGGGCATGCGGCCCAGCCCATCCAAGGCCTCGGACTTGCTCCACGCCCCTTGGGCCCACCTACAGCAGAAGGAATTCCGCTCCCGCGCCGCTCCATTGTTCCGAgatatttacatatttaccattattatAGATAACATCTTATACTATGTCACTGACACATAAGTCATTGATATGGTATTTTTTATACCACTCACGTCATAATGATGATAAATATGTACGGGGGTGTTTGGTTATTTAGtccctcctaaaattcatgtcacatcgagtGTTTAGATAAtaaaaagcattaaatatagattaattacaaaaccaattatatagatggaggctaatttgcgagactatttttaagcctatttaatctgtcattagcatatgtttacggtAGCACTACGTTCTTAAATTATgaattaattaagcttaaaagattaatctcataaattagtcacaaattatataattagttttataattaatctatatttaatacttcagccATATGTCTAAATATTCAATGTGACCGAAATTTTAGGAGTATACGTAGAACCAGCCTAAATAATGCCAGTTTTCTTTTTCATTTCCCTCCCCCGCCTCCGCAGTACTGCACACTCCATTTCCAATTTCCCCTTCTCCCTCGTCTCCGTCGCCGCGGAGGCCCCGCCTGTGCGCCGCGGCCCAGGAACCATGCCGAGGAAGTGGCAGGTCTGGGGCCGGCCCGACGGCAGCATCGTCTGGGTCCCCGTCTCCGACGCGCCCCCAAACCCACCTCCGCCGGGTCCGCTTCGTCCCGCACCTCCTCATCCGCCGCCGCCCGACGATGCGCCAATCCGAGGTTCGATCTCCATCAACGTGTATACCCCTGCATTCGCGTTCATCTCAATCATGGATGGGTTGTTAATTCCTGACCTCCTTTCCTCCGCCGTCAGAAACCCTAGGCCCGGACACCGCCGGCGGATGCCGCATCCCCTCCATGGCCGACCTACTTCTCCAAGGTAGACGCCTCCTCTCCCTGCACCCGCGTGTGGCTTTGTGGCTGCGCTCGTTGCTGCACTGCGTCTCTCAGACTCTCTGCGTGCTTGTCTGCCCCTTGCCGCGATTGCGTTAGTGGCGTGGTGTCTAACTGGCCGCTGGCTGTTTGTTTCCGTTGGTGGGACCCCGCAGCGCGGGACAAGCTGATTGAAGGCGATGGGATGAATGGAGTGACTCAGGGTGTCAATGCGGCTGGACTGTTCTCCACCGGGTCTGGGAGGTCACTGGCTGTCAGCCAGAGAGCCGTAAGGAGGGCCAGGGAGTTGGTTGGGGAGGAGGTGGACGAGGCTACTAATAACAATTACAAGAAGAGAAGTAAGTCTTGATTGTTGTTTGGTTGAATTGCTGTGCATTGTTGGATGTTTGGTAGCTTGGCATCAGCGCTGTTTATTATGTTTATTTGTCTATGCCTCAACATTGGGCTGATGGGCTTGTCTATTGCAGAGCAACCATTTGGAGGTGATGCTGGTCTGGAGGGTGAACGGGCAAACTTACATGTTCCATTTGGAGGTTAGCCTTGTTTCTCCCTTCTCCGTGCTGGCTATTAGATTGGATCTTGCAACTAGAGATAAGgggtccaagttttgataattttGGTGGAATTCTGTGGTGCCATATTGACATACTATAATTTGAAAAATTTAGGTGGTGTGCATAAAGATAACTTCTTCCCAATGTTCCAAACTGGATTTGGTAAAGCAGTCTTGCTCAGCAAGGACTCAATTCAGAAGGCAAGAGCTGTTCTAGAAGGTAGGAAGTGATTTCATATTTCACTCGTGATGACATTTAGTTCTCTCTgtagttgttgttgtttttttgtttttttttgcatgTTGTGTACTAGCCAAACATgtcattaattatgaaatatcttgtttctagaaaATGTTGAGAATCTAGCTGGTGCCAAGCAACCAATGTTCCATACCGGTATGGGTAGATCGGTCCTAGTCAGCAAGAACTCAATCGAGAAGGCGAGAACTGTTTTAGGGGGTCAAATGATCGCAAATGAAGGTTAATTCCATTCCAGTATTCATAAGTTTTGAGAATTTTGCCGAATGATTCTAGATATGCGTTATTTGTGATCCATGAGTCCTATTACAGGAGATGTGGATGGTATGGAATGTTCCTGTGTCTCAAGCTGGTTCAGGTAGAGCTGTATCAATCAGTATGGCATCTGTACAGAAAGCTAATGATGTGCTAGaagaaaataatataaaaataGGTAACATTGATTCTTGTACCGTTTAAGTAACTATGAACTTTTTACCTATTTACTTGAGAATGGGCACCTTCTTAGTCTTAGCTGTATGATGCAATACCTCTATTTTAGGAAGTGTGGAAGGTCCAGGTAGACCCAATCAGTCTCTGATATTTCAAACTGGCTCTGGAAGACCAGTTTTGATCAGCAAAGGATCCGTCGAGAGATCTAGGGCTCTGCTGATGGATGAAGATGCTGAAATTATTGGTAAGATACTAAGATTAGTCTATGTCTTTGGCTCTTTGCAGTTTTCTAAATTCAATCATGATAATAAGTGTTTACTTCTTGTGTGAAGGACAACGGGATACTGGCTGCCAGCTCCCAATTTTGCAAACAGGACTTGGAAGGCCTGTTGCTGTGGAACAGAGTTCAATTGAAAAGGCAAGTGCAGTTTTGGAGAATGGATGATATTAAAAGAAGTGGTAAAAACACTCATTCAAGCTTATTATTTACTTATTTATCTATTGCACAAGATTCATCAAATTTATTTCCCTTTGTGAGATTCAGGAAATGGAGATACCAATGTTTGTGCCACACCTTTCCAATTTGAAACCCCAAAATCCGTTTTGATGAGTAGCAGTTTGATTATGAATGACATGACTTCTACACCAGAGGAAAATACTTCAGTGCGAGGTATATATGCCTCTACCTGATTTCACTGTGAAAACTTCTCCTTTTGTGCCAGTCTTGTGTGCCATCTATTCAATTTATTTACAGTACAAAAAATGTCACTATCAATACATCCTAGATGTTTCTCACTTGATGATCTTTGTTTTCCAGCAGAAAAATGTTTCAATGATGGTGGCCAATTGCCGTTGTTTCAGACTGGGTCAGGGAGGTCAGTCACAGTAAGTAAGGGTTCCATTAAAAGGGCAAGTGCTTTTCTCGAGCCAAGGAACATTGCAAAGGAATTGGAAGGTAAATCATGCTCAAAGCATCAAATGTTGCCATTTTTTAATTGTTGTTCACGTCTTTCTTTTTCCTGACAAAGTGACAAACACGTTTCTTCTGCTCAGATGAAGCTTATCTCAATGGTGGTTATGCCACCTCAATATTTAAAACTGGAATTGGGAAGTCTATCTTAGCAACTGAGAACTCAAGGGAAAGGGCACAATTTGTCTTAGAGGCTAAAGAGGCTGTAAAACAAGGTAAATTTTTGTTCTAGATTAAGATTTCTGACACTTAGTTTCCACAGTTGGTAAAGATAGCTTTTCTATTGCACTGCTAAATACCGATGTCTCGTGTGCACAGCAGTAATTAGTGATATTGGATCTGGCTTTGGTGAAAATCCAATGTTCCTATTAGAATAGGCGCCTATGGGCTGGCCATGGGTCTGGCGCCCAAGCCTATTGGCTGGGATGCCTCTAGGGATTATGGTAGATGATTATTGATtaggcaaggatcaccgttgattgggtgtttctataaacccttgggtgtttctataaacccttcctgatccttgcctatataatgTACTCCCTGTACCCATATCAATCTATCACAATTTCCCGAGACCTATTCGCTCTCATGGTATCAACCGCCTAGGTTTAGGTCTTCCCTTCCGCTGCACACCCTTGCGCGCCGGCCTCTGCCATGCAGCGCCATGTCTCCCACCCCCCCGCCCTCTCCCAGGTCTGGGGATGTTACCGTTGAAGAGATCGCGGCACGCCAGGCCAAGGAGAAGGCgaacgacgccgccgccgccgcccaactTCTCGACAAGGAGCGCCAGGCCGCCCTGGCTCGCGCTGCCCAGGCCAAGGAGGAGGCTACAGCCGCTGTCAAAGATCGTGACGCGGCTGCTGCCCGAGCCAGCGAAGCCCTGGCgcgcgcagccgccgccgccgccgctaccccCGGTGCACCTGGAGGCGCCTCCTCCAGCACATCTTCCATGTCTCCTCCTGACCTCGTCTCAGCCATGCTCCTTCATGACGACATGGCACTGCTGCAACTGCACGCCCAGGTCGTCGCCATCAATAACATCCGGAACCATGTCACCACCGTCCTCGACGTCGACTCCGACAACTTCAACCACTGGTGCGATCAGTTCTTGCTCATCCTCGGCAAGTTCTCTCTTCAGGACCACGTCCACGAGGAACCTCCGGCCCCGATCTCCCCTGACTGGGATCGGATGGACTGCGTTGTCAAGTCCTGGATCGTTGCCACGCTCACCGACGACCTTGCCGAGATCATCTCCGCCCAGGGCTCCACTGCCCTGCATGCCTGGCTCGCCGTCGAGTCCTGTTACTGCCACTGGCTCCACAGAGTTGTCCCCTACTTTACGTCTTAATAATGTTCTTGTGTTGCCACAACTTATTAAGAATCTCATCTCTGTGCGCCAATTCACTATCGACAACAACTGTTCTGTTGAGTTTGACCCTGCTGGTTGTTCTGTGAAGGTTCTTCCATCTCGGACCGAGATCGTCAGGTGCAATAGCTCCGGGCCGCTATATCCACTACGCCTACCTCCAGCACACTCCTTTGTCGCTTAGGCTCCCTCCCCACTGTGGCATCGACGTCTCGGTCACCCCGGTCATGAGGCGTTGTTGAAGCTTGCCTCTAGTGTTTCCTGTCACATTCAGGACTGTTCAGATCTATGTCATGCTTGTCAGTTAGGGCGTCATGTTCGTCTGCCCTTTCCTTCGTCCACCTCTCGTGCATCTAGCAAGTTTGATCTTATTCATTGTGACTTATGGACATCTCCAGTTGTCAGTGTTTCTGGTTACAAATACTATTTGGTCATACTTGATGATTGCACTCACTACTTGTGGACTTTTCCTTTGCGACTCAAATCTGACACTTACAATACGTTTGCCCACTTCATCGCCCACGCCTCCACCCAATTTGGCGCCCACGTCAAGGCTGTCCAGTGCGACAacgggaaagagtttgacaactctaGCACCCGTCACTTCTTCCTCACCCAGGGCATCCATCTTCGTATGTCCTGCCCCTACACCTCGCCTCAAAATGGTAAAGCCGAACACATTATTCGCTCCATCAATAATGTCGTTCGCTCACTGCTTTTTCAGGTGTCTATGCCTCCCTCCTACTGGGCGGAGGCCCTCTCCATAGCGACCCTTCTGCTTAACATACTGCCCACCAAGACTCTACAGTTCTCCACGCCCCACCTTGCCCTGTACAGCACGCCACCGGCGTATGATCACCTACGAGTCTTTGGCTGCAAGTGTTATCCAAACCTGTCCGCCACCGCTCCTCATAAACTCGCTCCTAGGTCTGCCTTGTGCGTCTTCCTAGGCTATTCCGCTCACCACAAAGGATACCGCTGCCTTGACCTCTCCACCAATAGAGTCATCATCTCCCGGCACGTCATCTTCGATGAAACAACCTTCCCCTTTGCTGAGCGCAATGGTCCTAGTATTCCGGCGGACTTTGAGTTTCTTGATGCTACTGATGTTGTGCCCGCTCCTATTGGACTGTTGCATAAGTTTTTGTCTGCAGGAACGCCATCCAGCACCTCTGACGTCAACAACGCCCttgccggtccctctgagactcTGCCTGGGGCGCCCCCGACGCCTCCGGTGGCTGCTACTGATCCTCCAGCAGACACTGCTGATCCTCCGGCGCCCGCGCTCTACATCCCGCCTGCACTGTGAACGCCAGGGACCCCTCCCGCGCCACGCGCGGCTCAGGACACGCCCAACACGACTGGAGGCGCTCCACCTCGCCAGCTGTACATCCCGCCAACGCTTTGCGTGAGCTCGCCGTCTCTAGCACCGACCGCGGGCTCCACAGCGCCGGTGTCACCTCCTCAGGCACCCCGCGGGCCCCTGCCCGGGTTCCTGCCTCTTCGTCCAGACCGCGCCTTTGCCTACCACTACACGCGCCGGCCTCGACCACAGCCTGCTCCAACTGCTCCTGTCACCGCCGCCCCGGCTGCACCTGCACCAGCCGCGCCGCTCCCACTGCCCAAAGGGGCTGTTGCTATCCCTCCTGTGACCAACCAGCACGCCATGGGCACACGTTCGAAGAGCGGTTTTCGAATGCCTGCTGCGTACCACGCTATGTCTATGTCATCGATACCGAAGACATTCCGTAGCGCTCTTGCCGACCCCATGTGGCGAGCTGCAATGGAAGAGGAACACAGTGCCCTGCTGAAGAATCACACTTGGGATCTCGTGCCTCGCCCCCCTTGGGCCAACATCGTCACTGGCAAGTGGATCTTCAAGCACAAGTTTCAGTCTGATGGCTCCCTCGAAAGGCATAAGGCGCGTTGGGTTCTCCGCGGCTTTACCCATCGGCCTGGTGTGGACTTTGATGAGATATTCAGTCCCGTGGTGAAGCCTGCTACAGTTCGCACGGTGCTCTCCCTGGCTCTCTCTCGCCGCTGGCCCATCCACCAGCTTGATGTGAagaacgcctttcttcatggcaaCCTGACAGAGACAGTTTATTGTCAGCAGCCGTCTGGGTTCGAAGATCCAGCTCATCTGGATTATGTTTGTCACCTGAAGAAGTCACTATATGGCCTCAAGCAGGCCCCTCGTGCTTGGTACAGTCGCATGGCTACACACTTGCTGTCCCTTGGGTTTGCTGAAGCCAAGTCAGACACTTCACTCTTCGTTTACCAGCGCGGATCAGACACAGCTTACCTGTtgctctatgttgatgacatcgtccTCATAGCCTCCTCAACCGGCCTTCTTCGGCAGATCATCTCAGCCCTTCAGCGGGAGTTCGCTATGAAGGACCTTGGTGAACTGCATTACTTCCTTGGTATGCATGTTCAGCGCAGTGGTGATGGCCTTCTTCTTTCTCAGCGACAATATATGCTGCACATTCTTGATCGCGCCGGGATGGCAGAGTGTAAGCCGTGTTCCACTCCAGTTGACACCAATCCGAAGATTGCTCCAGCAGATGGCACCCCTGTCTCTGACCCTTCAGACTTTCGCAGCCTCGCTGGAGCCTTACAGTACCTAACGTTCACCCGGCCGGATATTGCATATGCTGTGCAGCAAGTCTGTCTTCATATGCACGACCCTCGTGAGCCTCACCTTGCAGCTCTGAAGCGGATTCTGCGCTATGTTCAAGGCACTCTCCACCTTGGTCTCCTGCTGCGACCGTCTACTTCGGCTGATCTTGTCGTCTACACCGACGCTGATTGGGCTGGTTGTCCAGACACCCGCAAGTCCACCTCGGGCTATGCTGTGTTTTTTGGCGAAAATCTTGTCTCCTGGTTCTCAAGCGCCAGAACACGGTGTCAAGATCCAGTGCTGAAGCCGAATATCGCGCGGTGGCCAATGGAGTTGCTGAGGCCACCTGGCTGCGCCAGCTTCTTCTAGAGCTGCATGGCCCTCTCCGGCGCGCCACATTGGTGTATTGCGACAACATCAGTGCCGTCTACATGACCTCCAACCCGATACAGCATCAGCGAACCAAGCACATTGAGATTGATCTTCACTTCGTCCGGGAGCGAGTCGCCATTGGTGATCTTCGTGTTCTGCATGTTCCCACTTCTTCACAATATGCGGATATCTTCACCAAAAGGCTACCTTCTTCAGTATTCACGGAGTTCAGGTCCAGTCTAAACGTGCAGAGTGGCTGAGGATTCGACTGCGGGGGCGTGTTGAATAGGCGCCTATGGGCTGGCCATGGGCCTGGCGCCCAAGCCTATTGGCTGGGCTGCCTCTAGGGATTATGGTAGATGATTATTGGTtaggcaaggatcaccgttgattgggtgtttctataaacccttgggtgtttctataaactcttcctgatccttgcctatataatgTACTCCCTGTACCCATATCAATCTATCACAATTTCCCGAGACTTATTCGCTCTCAGTTCCATTCTGGAAAACAACAGTTTTCGCCTGAGaacgataggtcaagacctaggGCCAGTACCCCCATGGAGCAAGGCAAATTTGCAACAAAAGCTATCCCTTGAAATAGTGGATTACACTATAGGGATTTTATACACTGCTGATTTTAGTTTTTTAGTATAGGATTCACAAAATAAATCATACATGATACATGTTTGATTCTTTTATTAAGTTGTAAAATATTATTTACAACATTATTTCTGAAAGGATATGAAGACTGTGGAAGTCCATTGCCAATGTTTCAAACTGGATCTGGAAAATCTGTATTGGTCAGTGAAAGTTCGGTGCAAAAGGCAAGAGCCGTTCTCAAGGAAGAAGGTGATGTAAACACTAAACAGAGCTATTTACTGTATAGCATGCATACGAAACTTTATTCTGTGGATATTTTGCTGATGCAACAACTGATACTTCATAGTCAGTAACCTCCATTCTCTGTTTACTTTATGACTTCGACTTTTCAGGGTCCATGAAAGCTACTTTATTTTCAGTAGCTCTACATAAATCCCTCAAAGTTACTGTTTTTTTTTGCTTGGTCTTCAAAGTTAGATTTTGATCAAGATTTTCTCACAAAATGACTTATTTTTTCCTTGAACGATGCAGGAGAGCTGCATACCGCTATAAAACCTATATATTGTGAAACCATTTTGAAATGTGAATCGTTGTAGATTTTTTGCACTAAGCATACTTATGATTTTTATTAAGTGTTGGTCAAAGCATCCAAAATTTGACTTACTCCAAAGCAAAATATGTCTTGTATTTTTGAATGGAGGTCAGGGAGTACAATTTAACAAAATAATGGCACTTTTGGTGGCAACCATAGCTGTGTAGTCAGTGTTTAAATGCACTTATTCTGAAATAGAACAATAACCAcctagcctttcagtcccaagtaagttggggtaggctagagttgaaacccaccaagagccccaagtcacgtttcaggcacttcaatagctgctttccaagtactcctatttaaacatagatctctagctatatcccaagcttttaaatatctttttattgcctccctccatgtcaatttcggtcttcctctacctctcacattattagcttggcttaggacaacacaatgcactggtgcctctggaggtctcctttggatatGGCCAAACCACTttaaccgatgttggacaagctttgtttcaattggtgctacctctaggcgatctgttatgaccggcatccagTACTCCAGGCGAAGGCCCAGCAGTGGCTAGAGGATGCCGGCGGGTTAGGGGGCTCAAGGCCCATATTTATCATATTTTACATAATATTAGAGTTATTTTCTATTATTATTCAGAGACATATAAATACCTGTAAACTCTATTGAGGAAATTAAGTAGAAACAtattattgtttccggcttcctttAGGGAGCCTGGGAGATTATCCTGTGCCCTAATCGCCTCTCCTCTTGCCTCACGCACGCCGCCAGTCTCCATCCCGCGAGATCACGGCGCCCCGCCGTGGTCCATCGCGGTTTAAGCCTCGACCCCCGATCACCCACCGCTACAACCTACGCTCGGTCAGGGGAGGAACCTCGGTTCCTATCAGCTTGGTATCACAGACCTTGCCGATCATGGACACCTCCGCTGCCTCCTCCGCCGCGCCATCGCCGGCGATTCCGCCGGTGCCGACCAACTCCACCGCGCCCCCTGCTACGTCGGGCGTTCTGGTGGTGCCGTCCTCCCAATCCTTGACGACCACCGTCGCGCCGCGGCGGGTGTTCACGCCCGAGGAGGTGACGACCTCCATCGTCAATCTCAGCCACGGCGTGAAGGAGCTGCAGGACATGATGAGGGCGTTTCTGAGCGGCCAGTACGTGGTTCAACCACCGCAACCGTCGCATCCTCCTCCGCCGCTGCCGTTGCCCTCATCCGTCTCGGTGCAGCTCCTCACCTACCCCTACGGGATGCCTACGGACTCCATGCCGTCGCCGTCGACCTCCGTTCAGCCGGCGGTATCCCAGGTCCCGATCCATATGCTGCAACTTCCGCACTCGCCGTCGCCGATTCCGGCTTGGGCCCTTGGATCCTCGGCGGCGCACCACTCCATGACCGCGCCGCTCTACTCCTCGGCGCCGCCTCGGACCACCATCCCTCAGGCTCCATCGACGGTCGCCCATGGGGAACCCTATGCATCAGGGACCCTGTACGGCGGCGTGGACGGGACTGCTGTTCCACGACACCAGCGCCTCCGTGGCTGCCTACGCGGCCGTGCCACCTGGGGCCGACCAGGAGGGCCCCTACGAGCGCCCTCCGCAGGCCATGGGGGGCGGTTTCGACCGCTTGCCGCCCAAGACGCATCGCCTCGAGTTCGCAACCTACGACGGCTCGGAAGACCCCCTGAATTGGCTCAACCACTGCGAGCAATTCTTCCGGGGCCAACGATGGCCGGCCTCCGACAGAACGTGGATTGCGTCGTACCACCTCCGGGGCCTGGCGCAAACCTGGTACTACGCCCTCGAGCAGGATGAGGGCATGCCTTCTTGGGAGCGCTTCG harbors:
- the LOC136536742 gene encoding protein BREAST CANCER SUSCEPTIBILITY 2 homolog A-like, giving the protein MPVFFFISLPRLRSTAHSISNFPFSLVSVAAEAPPVRRGPGTMPRKWQVWGRPDGSIVWVPVSDAPPNPPPPGPLRPAPPHPPPPDDAPIRETLGPDTAGGCRIPSMADLLLQARDKLIEGDGMNGVTQGVNAAGLFSTGSGRSLAVSQRAVRRARELVGEEVDEATNNNYKKRKQPFGGDAGLEGERANLHVPFGGGVHKDNFFPMFQTGFGKAVLLSKDSIQKARAVLEENVENLAGAKQPMFHTGMGRSVLVSKNSIEKARTVLGGQMIANEG